One Synergistales bacterium DNA window includes the following coding sequences:
- the proC gene encoding pyrroline-5-carboxylate reductase: MEQEKHCRVAIIGAGIVGGSIVDALAPFCRITATRRKEERLKGFREAGIDATTDNREAAREADVVLVCVKPGQVVPVLHEIAPEVGGKPVVSFAAAISLDILKKAAPEAHIARAMTNVAVRVRKGYTLYTLSEDYGTGEATTVASILGYLGEIQPVEEQYLDVLTAMSGSGPAYIFTVVESMVYGALREGLPRDLALQAAAHTAIGASHLLLESGEHPAELRDRVVTPGGVTIDGIYELEESRIRTAFMKAISAASSRARVLADQAREQAREEAGM; this comes from the coding sequence ATGGAACAGGAAAAGCACTGTCGCGTCGCCATCATCGGAGCGGGTATCGTCGGGGGATCCATCGTCGATGCCCTGGCGCCGTTCTGCCGGATCACGGCAACCCGGAGGAAGGAGGAACGCCTCAAGGGATTCCGTGAAGCGGGCATCGATGCCACCACCGACAACCGGGAAGCGGCCCGGGAGGCCGATGTCGTCCTGGTGTGCGTCAAGCCCGGACAGGTGGTGCCCGTCCTGCACGAGATCGCACCGGAGGTGGGGGGGAAACCGGTGGTCTCCTTCGCCGCAGCCATCTCGCTGGATATTCTGAAAAAGGCGGCACCGGAGGCACACATCGCCAGGGCCATGACCAACGTGGCCGTGCGCGTCCGTAAGGGCTACACCCTCTACACGCTTTCAGAGGACTACGGAACCGGGGAGGCCACCACGGTCGCCTCTATCCTGGGGTATCTCGGCGAGATCCAGCCGGTGGAAGAACAGTATCTCGATGTGCTCACGGCCATGTCGGGCTCCGGGCCGGCCTACATCTTTACCGTAGTGGAATCCATGGTCTACGGCGCCCTGCGGGAAGGCCTGCCCAGGGATCTTGCCCTCCAGGCGGCGGCCCACACGGCCATCGGTGCCTCCCACCTGTTGCTGGAATCGGGGGAGCACCCCGCGGAGCTTCGGGACCGGGTGGTCACACCGGGAGGGGTCACCATCGACGGGATCTACGAACTGGAGGAGAGCCGCATCCGCACGGCCTTCATGAAGGCCATCAGTGCCGCATCCTCCAGGGCCAGGGTACTGGCGGACCAGGCGAGGGAGCAGGCGCGGGAAGAGGCCGGTATGTAA
- the dctP gene encoding TRAP transporter substrate-binding protein DctP, whose translation MKGKWYVIGLVLAIVMVTVTAGAALAAEYNWKIGHIRPTGTDIDKDVNWLVNQIEEKSDGDFAIEVYPAGQLGDYTVVQERVSMGAVEMQLACLGTTVSKALNLPAAPYIATNYEEAEQLFGPEGEVYKIVEEVLRENENIHLISGWPCYYGGIGLMTSVPSPGDPTVPKKVKIRVPPIKSFELTAESLGYLATPIPWAEAFTALQTNIVEGVIGGGAEGYYANFRDLLTEYHAVNDHFEMWWWYMNKDLWESLSEEDQKLLTEMGRKLEEKRWGEAEAAEEENMDKLADEGIKIVTFNQDQLNAMAERVREEVWPEIEKDIGKEYFDRVKKAIGYEH comes from the coding sequence ATGAAGGGCAAATGGTATGTAATTGGTCTGGTTTTGGCAATTGTAATGGTCACCGTGACGGCAGGGGCGGCCCTTGCTGCCGAGTACAACTGGAAGATCGGGCATATCCGTCCGACAGGTACGGACATTGACAAGGATGTGAACTGGCTCGTCAACCAGATTGAAGAGAAATCCGACGGCGACTTCGCGATTGAAGTCTATCCGGCCGGCCAGCTCGGCGACTACACGGTGGTCCAGGAGCGTGTCTCCATGGGTGCCGTGGAGATGCAGCTCGCCTGCCTTGGGACCACGGTCAGCAAGGCCCTCAACCTTCCCGCCGCACCCTATATTGCAACGAACTATGAAGAGGCGGAGCAACTTTTCGGCCCAGAGGGCGAAGTCTACAAGATAGTGGAAGAGGTACTGCGGGAGAACGAGAACATCCATCTCATCTCCGGATGGCCCTGCTACTACGGCGGGATCGGTCTGATGACCTCCGTCCCCTCACCCGGCGATCCCACTGTGCCGAAGAAGGTGAAGATCCGGGTGCCGCCGATCAAATCCTTCGAGCTCACCGCTGAATCCCTTGGATACCTGGCGACACCGATTCCCTGGGCAGAGGCCTTTACGGCTCTGCAGACCAACATCGTCGAGGGCGTTATCGGCGGCGGTGCTGAAGGCTACTACGCCAACTTCCGTGACCTGCTGACCGAGTATCATGCCGTCAACGACCACTTCGAGATGTGGTGGTGGTACATGAACAAGGACCTCTGGGAGAGCCTCTCCGAGGAAGACCAGAAGTTGCTGACGGAAATGGGCAGGAAGCTTGAAGAGAAGCGATGGGGCGAAGCCGAAGCTGCCGAAGAGGAAAATATGGACAAACTTGCCGACGAAGGCATCAAGATTGTCACCTTTAACCAGGATCAGCTCAACGCCATGGCTGAGAGGGTCCGCGAAGAGGTATGGCCTGAGATCGAGAAGGATATCGGCAAGGAATACTTCGACAGGGTCAAAAAGGCTATTGGATACGAGCACTAA
- a CDS encoding ornithine cyclodeaminase family protein — protein sequence METLLLKRHELEEVISMPEVVESVERTFRGMGEGTVINPTKVHLDLGDGPSGLPFMAGMNAMPAYVGWQQTAGLKWVGGWENNPKQGLPYINGLVLLVDPNNGHFLAAMDGMLVTNLRTGAQAAVALKYLLNDVKHPTIGLYGAGAQGRTQVLAISSVFDVQAYQVYDISEEALQRFSDEMGDKVKAPIHKASSPEEAAEGADVLVSVTHARNKFITNDFVKEGMTVCPMGSFRECADDLVLSVDKIIVDHIDQCLHRGALKEVSESGRLGSEDIYATLGEVVTGTKKGRESPGERIMCIPIGTGAMDVAVASLAYQKALERGMGTRYSFFE from the coding sequence ATGGAAACTCTGCTTCTGAAGCGGCATGAACTGGAGGAGGTCATCTCCATGCCGGAGGTCGTGGAGAGCGTTGAACGGACCTTCCGCGGCATGGGTGAAGGAACAGTCATCAATCCGACGAAGGTGCACCTTGATCTTGGTGACGGGCCGAGCGGCCTTCCCTTCATGGCGGGTATGAACGCCATGCCGGCGTACGTAGGGTGGCAGCAGACAGCTGGGCTGAAGTGGGTTGGAGGATGGGAGAACAACCCCAAACAGGGTCTTCCCTATATCAATGGCCTTGTTCTGCTGGTGGATCCCAATAATGGTCACTTCCTCGCTGCCATGGACGGCATGCTTGTCACAAACCTCCGTACCGGCGCCCAGGCAGCGGTTGCGCTCAAGTATCTCCTGAACGATGTAAAACATCCCACTATCGGCCTGTATGGAGCGGGAGCGCAGGGCCGTACACAGGTCCTTGCCATTTCTTCTGTTTTCGATGTTCAGGCCTATCAGGTGTATGATATATCTGAAGAAGCACTTCAGCGCTTCTCCGATGAAATGGGGGATAAAGTGAAGGCGCCGATACACAAAGCTTCTTCCCCCGAGGAGGCGGCTGAAGGCGCGGATGTGCTTGTTTCCGTAACACACGCACGGAACAAATTCATCACCAACGATTTCGTCAAAGAAGGAATGACGGTCTGCCCGATGGGTTCATTCAGGGAGTGTGCCGATGATCTTGTCCTTTCTGTGGACAAAATCATCGTCGATCACATAGACCAGTGTCTCCACCGGGGGGCACTGAAAGAGGTCAGCGAGTCGGGGCGCCTGGGCAGTGAAGACATCTATGCCACCCTTGGCGAGGTCGTGACCGGTACAAAGAAAGGCCGGGAGTCACCTGGGGAACGCATTATGTGCATCCCCATCGGTACGGGGGCAATGGACGTAGCCGTCGCCTCTTTGGCCTATCAAAAGGCCCTGGAGAGGGGGATGGGTACGCGGTACTCCTTTTTCGAGTAA
- a CDS encoding ornithine cyclodeaminase family protein, which yields MFQTKLLSQEEVQGLITMKDVVDAVEKTFRGMGEGTVVNPTKVGLDLGETAPFPPYEGFMNAMPAYVGWQDIAGIKWAGGFLGERRKQGLPYITSLILLLNPKVGDFKAVMDGAHITNLRTGAQTAVALKYLYPSKKNIKIGLYGAGMQGHTQTMAIAELFTIDEVHVYDINTEASNRYKEDMQGLVKGDIIIADSPEEAAQGDAVICVTQSKDKFVKREWLQPETKLFPMGSYQECDDESILKADKIIVDHVGQCLHRGALKELSEAGRITEKDIFTTIGDVVAGKAPGKVEESDNVLCIPIGTGAMDIAVAGIVLQRAEEQGLGGFYEFA from the coding sequence ATGTTTCAGACGAAGTTGCTGAGCCAGGAAGAGGTGCAAGGGCTAATCACCATGAAAGACGTGGTTGATGCTGTGGAAAAGACCTTCCGTGGGATGGGAGAGGGGACTGTCGTCAACCCGACAAAGGTCGGCCTTGACCTCGGAGAAACGGCGCCTTTTCCGCCCTACGAGGGCTTCATGAACGCCATGCCCGCATATGTGGGATGGCAGGATATCGCCGGGATCAAGTGGGCGGGTGGCTTCCTCGGCGAGCGGCGCAAGCAGGGGCTTCCCTACATCACCTCTCTGATCCTGCTTCTGAACCCAAAAGTAGGCGATTTCAAGGCCGTTATGGACGGAGCACACATTACCAACCTCCGTACCGGGGCCCAGACGGCGGTTGCTCTGAAGTATCTCTATCCCAGCAAAAAGAATATAAAGATCGGTCTCTACGGGGCCGGCATGCAGGGGCATACCCAGACCATGGCCATTGCTGAGCTCTTTACTATCGATGAGGTCCATGTCTATGACATCAACACAGAGGCGAGCAATCGCTACAAGGAGGATATGCAGGGTCTCGTCAAAGGCGACATTATCATTGCCGACAGCCCCGAAGAAGCGGCCCAAGGGGACGCGGTGATCTGCGTGACCCAATCCAAGGACAAGTTCGTCAAGCGGGAATGGCTGCAGCCGGAGACCAAGCTTTTCCCCATGGGCTCCTACCAGGAGTGTGACGACGAAAGCATTCTCAAGGCCGACAAGATCATCGTCGACCACGTGGGGCAGTGCCTGCACCGGGGTGCGCTGAAGGAGCTCAGCGAGGCAGGCAGGATCACGGAAAAGGATATCTTTACAACCATCGGCGATGTTGTCGCCGGGAAGGCTCCGGGTAAGGTGGAGGAGAGCGATAATGTCCTCTGCATCCCCATAGGGACAGGAGCGATGGACATCGCCGTTGCCGGTATCGTGCTGCAGCGAGCGGAGGAACAGGGACTCGGTGGTTTCTACGAGTTTGCATAG
- the sdaAA gene encoding L-serine ammonia-lyase, iron-sulfur-dependent, subunit alpha, which yields MDIHSELMSIFDVLGPVMTGPSSSHTAGAVRIGLMARWIFGGQPEGVDVTMYGSLAETYQGHMTDAGVIAGLLGMPIDDPAIAVARKRAEQQGIEVAIHPEKTAGKNPNTIELSLAGGGVSLEIESVTVGGGEIMIASVDGVSVDLHGKEPLLLLFCEAGKGGSAAESLKEKLHKSCTLHEGARWDLVTCQVKEPPGEKLLQFLGAIAGVVRVRSLPSLYEYYAAAPYEPPFTTIERMIEHAHQQNVSLVSVLEEFEKSRSGLAPQGVHDRLQMVWKVMQEAADRGLCGDNPMVGGIMPGDDAHRLFERYKRADTLSGPVVSLAIAKAIASMEVNASMGKVCAAPTAGSCGVLPGALASVAELMDVEEGKIVEGLLVAGIFGVLVAAKAPVSGAMGGCQSEIGVASAMAAAALAHIGGGAAEQTAEAFALALKSMLGLACDPVAGPVEVPCIKRNAVGVANAFSAADMACAGIKSVIPPDEVIDALLNVQTLLPEELRDTTIGGLGSTKTAHRLKEEWLARLAGGAAGEAKSGS from the coding sequence ATGGATATCCACAGCGAACTGATGAGTATCTTTGATGTTCTTGGTCCGGTAATGACAGGACCTTCCAGTTCACACACGGCAGGGGCAGTCCGAATCGGGTTAATGGCGCGGTGGATTTTTGGCGGGCAGCCCGAAGGGGTGGACGTCACCATGTACGGCTCCCTTGCGGAGACCTACCAGGGACATATGACCGACGCTGGTGTCATTGCGGGGCTGCTCGGGATGCCTATTGATGATCCTGCCATTGCTGTGGCGAGAAAGAGAGCTGAGCAACAGGGAATAGAGGTGGCAATTCATCCTGAAAAAACGGCGGGGAAGAACCCCAATACCATCGAGCTCAGCCTTGCCGGCGGCGGGGTGAGCCTGGAAATAGAGAGTGTGACCGTAGGCGGCGGGGAAATCATGATCGCTTCGGTGGACGGGGTTTCTGTGGACCTTCACGGGAAGGAACCGCTGCTTCTGTTGTTCTGTGAGGCCGGCAAGGGGGGCAGCGCGGCGGAATCCTTGAAGGAGAAGCTCCACAAATCCTGCACACTCCACGAAGGGGCCCGGTGGGATCTGGTGACATGCCAGGTCAAAGAGCCCCCAGGAGAGAAACTGCTCCAATTCCTCGGTGCAATTGCTGGGGTGGTGCGGGTAAGGTCGCTTCCTTCCCTGTACGAGTATTATGCTGCTGCGCCTTATGAGCCGCCCTTTACGACAATTGAACGAATGATTGAGCATGCCCATCAGCAGAATGTTTCTCTGGTATCTGTGCTGGAAGAGTTTGAAAAGAGCAGGAGCGGCCTTGCGCCTCAGGGAGTACATGACCGCCTTCAGATGGTGTGGAAGGTGATGCAGGAAGCGGCGGACAGGGGGCTTTGCGGGGACAACCCCATGGTGGGGGGCATCATGCCCGGTGATGACGCGCACCGTCTTTTTGAGAGATACAAAAGAGCTGACACTCTTTCCGGGCCTGTGGTTTCGCTGGCCATAGCCAAGGCTATTGCCAGCATGGAGGTCAATGCCTCCATGGGGAAGGTCTGTGCCGCTCCGACAGCGGGATCCTGCGGAGTGCTTCCGGGAGCACTGGCCAGTGTGGCCGAATTGATGGATGTCGAAGAGGGAAAAATTGTCGAAGGACTTCTGGTGGCGGGTATATTCGGTGTACTCGTCGCCGCGAAAGCGCCTGTTTCAGGTGCCATGGGAGGGTGCCAGTCGGAAATCGGCGTAGCGTCGGCGATGGCGGCGGCCGCCCTCGCCCATATCGGGGGAGGTGCGGCTGAGCAGACCGCCGAGGCCTTTGCGCTGGCGCTGAAGAGCATGCTCGGCCTGGCCTGCGACCCCGTGGCCGGACCGGTGGAAGTGCCCTGTATCAAAAGGAACGCAGTGGGGGTCGCCAATGCGTTTTCGGCAGCCGATATGGCCTGCGCAGGTATCAAAAGCGTTATACCGCCTGACGAGGTCATCGACGCATTGCTAAACGTGCAGACACTGTTGCCGGAGGAACTCAGGGATACGACAATTGGAGGCCTGGGGAGCACGAAGACGGCCCATCGCCTGAAGGAGGAGTGGCTGGCCCGCCTCGCCGGAGGTGCCGCCGGCGAGGCGAAGAGCGGTTCATAG